A genomic segment from Polyangium mundeleinium encodes:
- a CDS encoding energy transducer TonB, which translates to MNTMAMCDRFERDGILQIERGQPLDPHFADCVACATAQRKYERILAALPHAEPEVQPPIGWQARVLRVSDTNAQPAPQKAPASRPLAPEIAFSFGVAALLLAGGLGVGSRDVAVDVTGEPVVEPRVTVLENEPDTVLPTPEPRALAVPTGDGSENAEPPRAPRPVAPAPPRPPSRQEEPAPPPAPETHAEPETHKEAKAPAPEPATNVEPVQAPSRARSYAPKIVRPAKLYGFDLKYPRMAAYERVQGEVSVQCTIRADGRNTNCRILRGLPFLDEPILQALSASRSDPITVDGRPVDNSDHIWRISITLREGNDQPATARGVPLVRWKNGF; encoded by the coding sequence ATGAACACCATGGCCATGTGCGACCGCTTCGAGCGTGATGGAATCCTCCAGATCGAGCGGGGACAGCCCCTCGACCCGCATTTCGCCGATTGTGTCGCCTGCGCGACCGCGCAGCGCAAATACGAGCGTATCCTCGCGGCGCTGCCCCACGCCGAGCCCGAGGTGCAGCCGCCGATCGGGTGGCAGGCGCGCGTGCTCCGCGTGAGCGATACGAATGCGCAGCCTGCCCCGCAAAAGGCGCCCGCGTCGCGCCCCCTCGCGCCGGAGATCGCCTTTTCCTTTGGCGTCGCCGCGCTGCTCCTTGCAGGTGGCCTTGGGGTGGGCAGCCGCGACGTGGCCGTGGACGTGACGGGCGAGCCTGTCGTCGAGCCGAGGGTCACGGTCCTCGAAAACGAGCCGGACACCGTTTTGCCCACGCCCGAGCCCCGCGCGCTCGCCGTGCCGACCGGGGACGGTAGCGAAAACGCGGAACCCCCGCGCGCCCCGAGGCCCGTCGCGCCCGCGCCTCCCAGGCCGCCGTCGCGGCAGGAAGAGCCTGCCCCGCCGCCGGCGCCCGAGACGCACGCCGAGCCCGAAACGCACAAGGAAGCAAAAGCGCCCGCTCCGGAGCCCGCGACGAACGTCGAGCCGGTCCAGGCGCCGAGCCGTGCGCGCAGCTATGCCCCGAAGATCGTTCGTCCTGCCAAGCTCTACGGGTTCGATTTGAAATACCCGCGCATGGCTGCGTATGAACGTGTCCAGGGTGAGGTCAGCGTCCAGTGCACGATTCGCGCGGACGGCAGGAACACGAATTGCAGAATCTTGCGGGGCCTGCCTTTCCTGGACGAGCCGATCCTCCAGGCCTTGAGCGCGAGCCGGTCCGATCCGATCACGGTCGACGGAAGGCCCGTCGACAACAGTGATCACATCTGGCGTATCTCGATCACGCTGCGCGAAGGAAACGACCAACCGGCGACGGCCCGCGGCGTGCCCCTGGTGCGCTGGAAGAACGGGTTTTGA
- a CDS encoding CvfB family protein — MPYDDLLGRFVTLPVRRLGPPGVFLAVDSTDLRPNAPVLLLPRSEVPEGTKEGDELHVFVYLDSDGRPIATLRTPKVTLDEVAFLQVTDVNRYGAFFDWGLVKELLVPYGEQTRDVRVGERHPIGLFLDDRGRLAGTMRVSELLRDQGDYDLDAWIEGEAWRNDPDIGLFVILERRVVGLVPAYEPHGLSRGEAARFRVANILPDGKLELSLRGHAHEEIENDAARVLVVLGRPGAPRVGDRSSPEQIRSLFQLSKKAFKRAVGHLLKERAVSIDAQGFLVPNRR; from the coding sequence ATGCCCTACGATGATCTCCTCGGCCGATTCGTGACCCTGCCCGTGCGGCGCCTGGGGCCGCCGGGCGTGTTTCTCGCCGTCGATTCGACGGACCTGCGCCCGAATGCACCGGTCTTGCTCCTGCCGCGGAGCGAGGTCCCCGAGGGCACGAAGGAAGGGGACGAGCTTCACGTCTTCGTGTATCTCGATTCGGACGGCCGGCCCATTGCGACGTTACGCACGCCCAAGGTGACGCTCGACGAGGTCGCCTTCCTGCAGGTGACGGACGTCAATCGGTACGGGGCGTTTTTCGATTGGGGCCTGGTGAAAGAGCTGCTCGTGCCGTACGGCGAGCAGACGCGTGACGTGCGCGTGGGCGAGCGGCATCCGATTGGGCTGTTTCTCGACGATCGGGGTCGGCTCGCCGGGACGATGCGTGTGAGCGAGCTCTTACGCGATCAGGGCGATTACGATCTCGACGCATGGATCGAGGGAGAGGCGTGGCGGAACGACCCCGACATCGGCCTGTTCGTCATTCTGGAGCGGCGGGTCGTCGGGCTCGTCCCGGCGTACGAGCCGCACGGGCTTTCCCGCGGGGAGGCGGCGCGGTTCCGCGTGGCGAACATCCTGCCCGACGGGAAGCTCGAGCTCTCGTTGCGGGGACACGCGCACGAGGAAATCGAGAATGACGCGGCGCGCGTGCTCGTGGTGCTCGGGCGTCCGGGCGCGCCGCGCGTCGGCGATCGGTCGAGCCCGGAGCAGATCCGGTCGCTTTTTCAGCTCAGCAAGAAGGCCTTCAAGCGGGCCGTGGGGCACCTCTTGAAGGAGCGCGCCGTCTCGATCGACGCGCAAGGGTTCCTCGTGCCAAACCGGCGCTAG
- a CDS encoding RNA polymerase sigma factor has translation MTHVFAAGRVHGWEAVDDAPRKLGPDERAQEALSCGDRRGALVILMQDYGAAIHRYCHKVLRSRPLADDVHQLVFIQAFEDLGTFSGSNGFRPWLYAIANHRCLDALKANRRWFSRFVFGEEPPEEMDAAPSAETQVAARDLPEALEACLGKLKPHVRIAVVLRYQEGFSYEEMSRICRERPATLQARVARAMPLLRQCLENKGVDPR, from the coding sequence ATGACACACGTGTTCGCTGCAGGACGGGTCCACGGGTGGGAGGCGGTGGACGACGCGCCTCGGAAGCTCGGCCCGGACGAACGCGCCCAGGAGGCGCTTTCGTGCGGGGATCGCCGCGGCGCGCTCGTCATCCTCATGCAGGACTATGGCGCCGCCATTCACCGGTATTGCCACAAGGTGCTCCGGAGCCGCCCCCTCGCGGACGACGTGCACCAGCTCGTCTTCATCCAGGCTTTCGAGGACCTCGGCACGTTCTCCGGCTCGAACGGATTCCGGCCGTGGCTGTATGCCATCGCGAACCATCGATGCCTCGACGCCTTGAAGGCGAACCGCAGGTGGTTCTCGCGCTTCGTCTTCGGCGAGGAGCCGCCCGAAGAAATGGACGCGGCGCCGTCGGCCGAGACCCAGGTGGCCGCGCGCGACCTGCCCGAGGCCCTCGAAGCGTGCCTCGGCAAGCTCAAGCCACACGTGCGAATCGCCGTCGTGCTCCGGTATCAGGAGGGGTTTTCGTACGAGGAGATGTCGCGCATCTGCCGCGAGAGACCCGCCACGCTCCAGGCGCGTGTCGCGCGCGCCATGCCCTTGCTCCGTCAATGCCTCGAAAACAAAGGGGTCGATCCCCGATGA